The following proteins come from a genomic window of Chryseobacterium glaciei:
- a CDS encoding SusC/RagA family TonB-linked outer membrane protein: MNVKLRVLSAGALFFLGQAAFAQKTKKDTTSKETRIEEVVVLGYSKTSTKAKSSAASTTISAETLENRPNSTFLNSIQGTAPGLSVNSNSGSPGSGKIDILIRGLGSLNASADPLYVIDGLSTSATQFRNLNPNDIESLSILRDAQATSIYGNRGANGVIVINTKTGKFNSGLRLSYDALTSFSTYPKTDYNMANGTQFLQIIHNYDPDAVSQADVDANTTNTDWSKEFMRTGISQQHNLAIQAGGENVSLYSSLGYLNNEGVIKGTDFQRFTFRNNITGQSKNKKFTYAAMLNVAYSKRHQLDEEENSGISANSVQNVLFGTLLSDPSLGPYPFNNGKEMYAAVQTASAGVRPWVLYDNLIGGVQNKYEETTINGNFKTSYKLTDYLTVGNRTGIDYRMSDRSFARSPLGYLANAVAVPTGAAFGGSETLNNIKDFNFNTVTNVTYNQQFGEHDITVGVYMDYMKSHYITKQQTQNGLDPLLWKLGAGTGYIPFSSDTPSFYAPSINASKVSGGTLAYFATVDYDYAGKYGVSGVVRRDASYRFSGENKWETFWSVGGRWNIDKEAFMGDTKFRMLKLRASYGTQGNQNLGSAVNNQNPMFLFPNYYIDIINATAAGTGGYQNTYGYLYRLGNPYLQWEKQAMANVGLDFNYNGVIEGTFDVYRKLTSNLFNGTTVSAGVGSSTFYTVNGNNGEMENKGVEASLKGNIIRKQDFRLSVFANAGYNKNKIKSLPNESLVDDNVNAIGGPAYQWQLYHYVGVNPETGEMQFLDKNGNITEAPTANDRVLTGKSIYAKVNGGFGFDVDYKGFFANALFSFQAGGWQYDNLQAWTMDPSYAANGLNVSADLLNAWTPQNTGSDVPSLTAVNTGTDGSSDRFLHKTDFVRLKNVSLGYSFTKNQLQNLPIRSLKLFVQAENLYTWTKWKGYDPEPVAQYSLGVYPNPKTISVGVNVEF, translated from the coding sequence ATGAATGTTAAACTACGTGTATTAAGTGCTGGAGCTTTGTTTTTCTTAGGACAGGCTGCTTTTGCGCAAAAAACTAAGAAGGATACTACTTCCAAAGAAACTAGAATTGAAGAGGTTGTAGTTTTAGGATATAGTAAAACAAGTACAAAAGCTAAATCATCAGCAGCTTCTACTACTATTTCGGCAGAAACACTTGAAAACCGTCCGAACTCAACTTTCTTGAACTCGATTCAAGGGACAGCTCCAGGATTATCTGTAAACTCTAATTCAGGATCTCCAGGTTCTGGTAAGATAGATATCTTGATTCGTGGTCTAGGTTCTTTGAATGCAAGTGCTGATCCTTTATATGTTATTGATGGGCTTTCAACTTCTGCAACTCAATTTAGAAACTTAAATCCTAATGATATTGAAAGTTTAAGTATTTTGAGAGATGCGCAGGCAACTTCAATTTATGGTAATAGGGGGGCAAATGGAGTTATCGTAATTAATACGAAAACAGGTAAGTTCAATTCAGGACTTAGATTGTCATATGATGCTTTGACATCGTTCTCGACTTATCCGAAGACTGACTATAATATGGCAAATGGAACGCAGTTTCTTCAGATAATCCATAACTATGATCCAGATGCGGTTTCTCAGGCAGATGTAGATGCTAATACTACAAATACAGACTGGAGTAAGGAGTTTATGAGAACTGGTATTAGCCAGCAACATAACTTAGCAATTCAGGCTGGTGGCGAAAATGTTTCACTATATTCATCTTTAGGATATTTAAATAACGAAGGTGTTATTAAAGGAACTGATTTTCAAAGGTTTACTTTTAGAAATAACATTACTGGTCAATCTAAGAATAAAAAATTTACGTATGCTGCAATGCTAAACGTAGCATATTCAAAAAGACATCAGTTAGACGAGGAAGAGAACTCTGGTATTTCTGCTAACTCTGTTCAAAATGTATTGTTTGGAACGTTATTATCAGATCCGTCTTTGGGACCATACCCATTTAATAATGGTAAAGAAATGTATGCTGCTGTTCAAACTGCTAGTGCAGGAGTTAGACCTTGGGTTCTTTATGATAACTTAATAGGTGGTGTACAGAATAAATATGAGGAGACTACAATTAATGGTAATTTCAAGACTTCATATAAATTAACAGATTATTTAACGGTAGGAAACAGAACGGGTATTGACTATAGAATGTCTGATAGAAGTTTTGCTAGATCTCCACTAGGATATTTAGCAAATGCAGTAGCTGTTCCGACAGGTGCGGCATTCGGAGGTTCAGAAACTCTTAATAATATTAAGGATTTTAACTTTAATACTGTGACCAACGTTACTTATAATCAGCAATTTGGAGAACATGATATTACTGTTGGTGTGTATATGGATTATATGAAATCTCATTATATAACAAAACAGCAAACTCAGAATGGATTAGATCCACTTCTATGGAAATTAGGAGCTGGTACAGGATATATTCCATTTAGTTCAGATACTCCTTCATTCTATGCTCCTTCAATAAATGCTTCTAAAGTTTCAGGAGGTACTTTAGCCTATTTTGCTACTGTGGATTATGATTATGCAGGTAAATATGGTGTAAGTGGTGTTGTAAGAAGAGATGCTAGTTATAGATTTAGTGGAGAAAATAAATGGGAAACATTTTGGTCAGTAGGAGGTAGATGGAATATTGATAAAGAAGCCTTTATGGGAGATACTAAGTTTAGAATGTTAAAACTTAGAGCTTCATACGGTACTCAGGGTAACCAAAACCTAGGGTCAGCTGTGAATAACCAAAATCCAATGTTCTTGTTTCCAAACTACTACATTGATATAATAAATGCTACTGCAGCAGGTACTGGTGGATACCAGAATACTTATGGATATCTATATAGATTAGGAAACCCTTATTTACAGTGGGAGAAGCAGGCTATGGCCAATGTTGGTTTAGATTTTAACTACAATGGAGTAATTGAAGGTACATTTGATGTATATAGAAAATTAACTTCAAATCTATTCAATGGAACTACTGTTTCTGCTGGAGTTGGTTCATCTACTTTCTATACTGTTAACGGTAATAATGGAGAGATGGAAAATAAAGGTGTTGAAGCTAGTTTAAAAGGAAATATCATCAGAAAACAAGATTTTAGATTATCTGTATTCGCAAATGCTGGATATAATAAGAATAAAATTAAATCATTACCTAATGAGAGTTTAGTAGATGATAACGTAAATGCAATAGGAGGACCTGCTTATCAGTGGCAGCTTTATCACTATGTTGGAGTAAATCCTGAGACTGGTGAGATGCAATTCCTAGATAAGAATGGAAATATTACTGAAGCTCCAACAGCAAATGACAGAGTTTTAACAGGTAAATCTATTTACGCTAAAGTTAATGGAGGTTTTGGGTTTGATGTAGATTACAAAGGTTTCTTTGCTAATGCATTATTCTCTTTCCAAGCTGGTGGATGGCAGTATGATAATTTACAAGCTTGGACAATGGATCCATCATATGCAGCAAATGGATTGAACGTTTCTGCGGATTTGTTAAATGCTTGGACACCTCAAAATACAGGATCTGATGTGCCAAGTCTTACTGCTGTTAATACTGGAACTGATGGTTCATCTGATAGATTCTTACATAAAACAGATTTCGTTAGATTGAAGAATGTATCTCTAGGATATAGTTTTACTAAAAATCAACTTCAAAATCTTCCAATTAGATCACTTAAATTATTTGTTCAGGCAGAAAATTTATATACATGGACAAAATGGAAAGGATATGATCCTGAGCCAGTAGCACAGTATTCGTTAGGGGTATATCCAAACCCTAAAACAATTTCTGTGGGTGTAAATGTTGAATTCTAA
- the infB gene encoding translation initiation factor IF-2, whose protein sequence is MPKIRLNKAVKEFNISMSRLVEFLQAKGIEVESNPNAQLEEAAYSALEAEFAKDGEQRKASHEVVITKVPEEKLEIEEKKTPEVIRAKANKPETRILGKIDLEPKKPEVEETPVAPAAVAPVVVEEKKVEEVVVPPTPTPEPEVKAAPEKEKQEFKVLDKIDLSQIESRNRPVKKDKPKVEDKKAEEKPVEPVKQAPKPVVEPVAKPVEVKAEPKKVEAEQPQESQKIETVYQKLDGPKIVGEKIDLSQFAPKPNSGAKKKRKRIEKPGGPNQPNTGNNQQGGNNNNQGGPQGNRPPGQGNNQQGGNRPPGQGGQGNRPPGQGGQGGGPRFGNNQGNRPPGQGGGFKKGPGGPGNNNRPGQRTMPVELTDEQVKNQIKETLEKLTNKGGKSKSAKHRKDKRTYRREQDERQQEADARDTSLKVTEFITVGELASLMDVSATEVISACFSLGVMVTMNQRLEADTLLLVADEFGYKIEFSDADLEEVESEEDMDTEEDLSPRAPIVTVMGHVDHGKTSLLDYIRKTNVIAGESGGITQHIGAYNVKLENGQRITFLDTPGHEAFTAMRARGAQITDIAIIVIAADDDVMPQTREAISHAQAAGVPMIIAINKVDRPSANPDNIRQQLSGMNILVEEWGGNVQAQEISAKFGNNMDVLLEKVLLQAEMLVLKANPDRNAQGVVIEASLDKGRGYVATMLVQTGTLRVGDYVVAGKNHGKVKAMLDERGRNLTEAGPSIPVTILGLDGAPTAGDKFKVYEDEGEAKTIANKREQLQRELSIRTKKHTTLEELGRRIALGEFKELNIILKGDVDGSVEALSDQLQRLSTAEINVNILHKGVGQITESDVNLATASDAIIIGFNVRAGGNAKELADREEIEIRTYSVIYAAIDEVKEAMEGMLSPEIKEQVIGNVEIREVFKISKVGTIAGCMVLSGKVTRQSKVRVLRDGIVKFDGELESLKRFKDDVKEVTKGYECGLNLKGYNDIENGDILEVYEEVAVKKKLK, encoded by the coding sequence ATGCCAAAAATAAGATTAAATAAAGCGGTTAAGGAATTCAATATTTCGATGTCCAGATTAGTAGAATTTTTACAGGCTAAGGGTATCGAGGTTGAAAGCAATCCTAACGCTCAATTAGAAGAAGCGGCATATTCTGCATTGGAAGCTGAGTTTGCCAAAGATGGCGAGCAACGTAAAGCTTCCCATGAGGTGGTGATCACAAAAGTTCCGGAAGAAAAACTGGAAATTGAAGAAAAGAAAACCCCTGAAGTAATAAGAGCTAAAGCTAATAAACCGGAAACTAGGATTTTAGGTAAAATAGACTTGGAGCCTAAAAAGCCTGAAGTTGAAGAAACTCCTGTTGCTCCTGCAGCAGTAGCACCGGTAGTGGTAGAAGAAAAGAAAGTAGAAGAAGTAGTTGTACCACCAACACCAACGCCCGAACCAGAAGTGAAGGCAGCTCCTGAAAAAGAAAAACAGGAATTCAAAGTTCTGGATAAAATAGACTTGTCTCAGATAGAATCTAGAAATAGACCTGTAAAAAAAGATAAACCTAAAGTGGAAGATAAAAAAGCGGAGGAAAAGCCAGTTGAGCCTGTGAAACAAGCTCCAAAACCCGTTGTAGAGCCCGTAGCTAAACCTGTTGAGGTAAAAGCTGAGCCTAAGAAAGTAGAAGCTGAACAACCTCAAGAGTCTCAAAAAATTGAAACAGTTTATCAAAAACTTGATGGACCTAAAATTGTTGGTGAAAAAATTGACCTAAGTCAGTTTGCACCAAAACCAAATTCTGGGGCTAAAAAGAAAAGAAAAAGGATTGAAAAACCTGGTGGTCCTAATCAGCCAAACACAGGAAACAATCAACAAGGAGGAAATAATAACAACCAAGGCGGTCCTCAAGGAAACCGTCCTCCAGGGCAAGGTAACAACCAACAAGGTGGAAACCGTCCTCCAGGACAGGGTGGTCAAGGAAACCGTCCACCGGGACAAGGTGGTCAAGGTGGTGGCCCTCGTTTTGGAAATAACCAAGGTAACCGTCCTCCTGGACAAGGTGGCGGTTTCAAAAAAGGCCCAGGTGGCCCAGGAAACAACAACAGACCTGGTCAAAGAACGATGCCTGTTGAATTAACCGACGAGCAAGTTAAAAACCAGATCAAGGAAACCCTTGAAAAATTAACCAATAAAGGAGGTAAATCTAAATCTGCTAAACACAGAAAAGATAAAAGAACTTACCGTAGAGAGCAGGACGAGCGTCAGCAGGAAGCAGATGCAAGAGATACTTCACTAAAAGTTACAGAATTCATCACTGTCGGAGAATTGGCAAGTTTGATGGATGTAAGTGCAACAGAAGTTATTTCTGCTTGTTTCTCTCTAGGAGTAATGGTAACAATGAACCAAAGACTTGAAGCTGATACCTTATTATTAGTTGCAGATGAATTTGGTTATAAAATAGAATTCTCGGATGCTGACCTTGAAGAGGTAGAATCTGAAGAAGATATGGATACTGAGGAGGATCTTTCTCCAAGAGCTCCAATCGTTACAGTAATGGGTCACGTTGACCACGGTAAAACGTCATTACTTGATTACATCAGAAAAACAAACGTTATTGCTGGTGAATCAGGAGGAATTACACAGCATATTGGTGCTTACAACGTGAAATTGGAAAATGGTCAGAGAATTACATTCTTAGATACCCCAGGTCATGAAGCCTTTACAGCGATGAGAGCCAGAGGTGCTCAGATCACGGATATTGCAATTATTGTAATTGCGGCGGATGATGATGTGATGCCTCAAACGAGAGAAGCAATTTCTCACGCACAGGCCGCTGGAGTACCAATGATTATTGCAATAAACAAAGTGGATAGACCAAGTGCAAATCCTGATAATATCCGTCAACAACTTTCTGGGATGAATATCTTAGTGGAAGAATGGGGAGGAAATGTTCAGGCACAAGAGATTTCTGCTAAGTTTGGTAATAACATGGACGTTCTATTAGAGAAAGTATTACTTCAGGCAGAAATGCTTGTCTTAAAAGCTAACCCTGATAGAAACGCTCAAGGTGTTGTTATTGAAGCTTCATTAGATAAAGGAAGAGGTTATGTTGCTACAATGTTAGTACAAACAGGTACCTTAAGAGTAGGAGATTATGTAGTTGCAGGTAAAAACCACGGTAAGGTAAAAGCGATGCTTGACGAAAGAGGTAGAAACCTTACAGAAGCAGGTCCATCTATTCCGGTAACTATTCTTGGTTTAGACGGAGCTCCAACAGCTGGTGATAAGTTTAAAGTATATGAAGATGAAGGTGAAGCTAAAACTATTGCTAATAAGAGAGAGCAGCTTCAAAGAGAACTTTCTATCAGAACTAAGAAACATACAACACTTGAAGAACTTGGTAGAAGAATTGCTCTAGGTGAATTCAAGGAATTGAATATTATCTTGAAAGGTGACGTTGATGGTTCAGTTGAAGCATTATCGGATCAGTTACAAAGATTATCTACTGCTGAGATCAATGTAAACATTCTTCATAAAGGAGTTGGACAGATTACTGAGTCTGACGTTAACTTAGCAACTGCTTCAGATGCAATTATTATCGGATTTAATGTAAGAGCCGGTGGTAATGCTAAAGAATTGGCAGATAGAGAAGAAATCGAGATCAGAACATACTCTGTAATCTATGCTGCTATTGACGAAGTTAAAGAAGCAATGGAAGGTATGCTTTCTCCTGAAATTAAAGAACAGGTAATTGGTAATGTTGAGATTAGAGAAGTCTTCAAGATTTCTAAAGTTGGAACAATTGCAGGTTGTATGGTTCTTTCAGGAAAAGTGACGAGACAGTCTAAAGTGAGAGTACTTCGTGACGGTATCGTGAAATTCGATGGCGAGCTTGAAAGCTTAAAACGTTTTAAAGATGACGTAAAAGAAGTAACCAAAGGTTACGAGTGCGGATTGAACTTAAAAGGTTATAATGACATCGAAAACGGTGATATTCTTGAAGTTTACGAAGAAGTAGCTGTTAAGAAGAAATTGAAATAA